TCCTGCCCCGGCTGGAGCCGGCCGGCCAGCACCTCGTCGCGGAGCGCGTCCGCGAGCTGCTGCCGCAGGGTGCTGCGGGTTACGGCGCCGTTGCCGCCGATGCCGGGCATGCTGGCCTCGCTCCCATCCGCGCTGAGGTCGCGCGCGGGGTGCGCGCGGGGGACGTGCGTCCGCGAAACGTACGTACGCGCGAGGCACGCACCTTTCTCCGAGCACGTCACCTTACGCTGCACGGGTTGCGGGGAGGGGCGGACCGTGCTGCGGGATCGCGCGGGCCCGGGGCGGGAGAGTGTGCCGGCCTGGTCACGGTCCGGCCCGGGGCGGGAGAGTGTGCCGACCTGGTCACGGTCCGGACCGAGACGGAACCGGGTCCGGGCCCGGCGCGGTCGTGAACCGCGCCGGTCACTATTCTCGGGCCGGGTTGCAGGCACGGGGGCGGCGGCCCCGGGGGAGGACGGTGCGGCGGTGGAGCAGCTCGGTGCGGGGGATCCGCAGGTCATCGGGGGGTACCGGCTGCTGGCGCGGCTCGGCGCCGGGGGCATGGGGAACGTGTACCTGGCCCGGTCCGACCGGGGCCGCACGGTCGCCGTGAAGCTCGTACGGCGGGAGCTGGCCGAGCGGGAGGAGTTCCGCGCGCGGTTCCGCCAGGAGGTCGGGGCGGCGCGCCGGGTCGGCGGGGACTGGACCGCGCCCGTCCTGGACGCCGACACCGAGGCCGAGGTGCCGTGGGTGGCCACCGGGTACGTCGCCGGGCCGTCCCTGGAATCCGTCATCAGCCGCGACTACGGGCCGCTGCCGGAGAGTTCCGTGCGCTCCCTCGCGGCCGGGCTCGCGGGCGCCCTGCGCGACATCCACGCGGCCGGACTCATCCACCGCGACCTCAAGCCGTCCAACGTGCTCGTCACGATCGACGGGCCGCGCGTCATCGACTTCGGCATCGCGCGGGCGCTGGAGACGGCGGGCGACGAGGGCCTCACGCGCACCGGCGCGCTGGTCGGCTCGCCCGGCTTCATGGCGCCCGAACAGGTGCGCGAGGACCGGATCACCCCGGCCTGCGACGTCTTCTGCCTCGGTTCGCTGCTCGCCTACGCGGCCACCGGAGAGCTCCCGTTCGGCGCGGCGGACAGCGGGGCGCACGCGCTGATGTTCCGCATCGCGCAGGAGGAGCCGGACCTGGCGAAGGTGCCGGAGGGACTGGCCGGTCTCGTACGGGACTGCCTCCACAAGGACCCGGCGCGGCGGCCCTCACCTGCGGAGGTACTGGCCCGCACGGGGGCCGGGGACACGCTGGCCGACGGGCGGCTGGGGGAACCGTGGCTGCCGGGGGCGCTGGTGGCGCAGCTGGGGCGGCACGCGGTGCGGTTGCTGGAGGTGGAGAGTCCGGGGCCGACGGGGTCTGCCGCGCCGCCCCCGCCGGTGTACCCGGGCTTCGGGCCGCCGCCCGCGCCGGCGCCTGCCCCCGTGCCCGCGCCGAGGGCGAGTCGGCGGGGGACCCTCGCGCTGGTCGCCGTGGCGGTGGTCGTGGCGCTGGGCGCGGGTGGGGCGGTGCTGGCCGTGATGCGGGGCGAGGGTGACGGCGGGGGTGACGGCAAACGCGGGCACGGGGGTACGGCGTCGGCGTCCGCGTCCGCCACGACCGGGTCGCCGTCCCCCGGGGCGGTTCCGGAGGGGTACGTCGGGACGTGGACGGCGAGCATCGACAACGCGAACGGGCACAGTACGCGGGAGCTGGTCGTGCGGCAGGGGAAGGTGGGGGAGAAGGTGCTGACGCTCACGGCGGAGGGGCCGGCGGGGAGTGGGACGTATCACTGCGTGTTCGTGGCGGAGCTGGCGGCGGAGCCGGTGGGGGGTGGGCCGGTGTCGATCGGGCCGTCGGAGGTGACGGTGGGGCGGCCGGCGACGTCCTGTACGCCGGGGGATCCGACGCAGCTGGCGCTCCAGTCGGACGGCCGCCTGCGCCGCACAACGAGCGACGGCGACTCCCTGACGTACACCCGCCAGGACTGACCGGAGGTTTTTCGCCCCCGCCGCCCCTACCCTTCCCCGCGCCCCTGATCAGGGGCGCGGGGAAGGGTAGGGGCGGCGGGGGCGAGGAAAACTACCCCCGCGGCTCCGGCGGACGTTGGCGTGGCATGTGCGGGCGGGCCGGAGGCAACGGTGCGCGCACACCCACCCCCGGCGGGGCGTCGCCCCGGGACGAACCCACCCCCACCTCCCCCCGCACGGACGCGA
The DNA window shown above is from Streptomyces sp. NBC_00670 and carries:
- a CDS encoding serine/threonine-protein kinase, which encodes MEQLGAGDPQVIGGYRLLARLGAGGMGNVYLARSDRGRTVAVKLVRRELAEREEFRARFRQEVGAARRVGGDWTAPVLDADTEAEVPWVATGYVAGPSLESVISRDYGPLPESSVRSLAAGLAGALRDIHAAGLIHRDLKPSNVLVTIDGPRVIDFGIARALETAGDEGLTRTGALVGSPGFMAPEQVREDRITPACDVFCLGSLLAYAATGELPFGAADSGAHALMFRIAQEEPDLAKVPEGLAGLVRDCLHKDPARRPSPAEVLARTGAGDTLADGRLGEPWLPGALVAQLGRHAVRLLEVESPGPTGSAAPPPPVYPGFGPPPAPAPAPVPAPRASRRGTLALVAVAVVVALGAGGAVLAVMRGEGDGGGDGKRGHGGTASASASATTGSPSPGAVPEGYVGTWTASIDNANGHSTRELVVRQGKVGEKVLTLTAEGPAGSGTYHCVFVAELAAEPVGGGPVSIGPSEVTVGRPATSCTPGDPTQLALQSDGRLRRTTSDGDSLTYTRQD